Proteins encoded in a region of the Devosia sp. RR2S18 genome:
- a CDS encoding M24 family metallopeptidase yields the protein MRFTQRLSANYYAAVHRDIRARMAETGVDVLLLDANDDVIYTTGFSHYTTERPVVFALTQTDAFLLVPELERHHAEEQHTAAELVVYFEFPGRVRPFTVLGRALGDIKGVVAHSPGISLVRVPQIQAAFPNATVEASAIVAQMRLVKRPDELVLQREAARISDSMVGAGVALIAEALRSGGTMPSEIEIESHIIRHALDTMYREHDEVMLVQGIAGGLVYSGVRSAFPHGMPSDHRPQRGESMILSLGCRVGGRAAESERTFILGEPSKEQEKYYTVAQEAQAIGTAGLTPGARCSAADDAALAFIRDAGMSRFCLHRVGHGMGVMFHEPPWVEGGDDTVLVPGMVCSSEPALYVPGLGGFRLADTVLVTPEGPESLTKFTRKVDEIVIA from the coding sequence ATGAGATTCACCCAGCGGCTGAGCGCCAACTACTATGCTGCCGTCCACCGCGATATTCGTGCGCGCATGGCCGAGACCGGCGTCGACGTACTGCTGCTCGATGCCAATGACGACGTCATCTATACCACCGGATTTTCGCACTACACCACCGAGCGGCCGGTAGTGTTTGCGCTGACCCAGACCGATGCCTTTCTGCTTGTGCCCGAACTCGAGCGTCATCATGCCGAAGAACAGCACACGGCAGCCGAGCTGGTCGTCTATTTCGAGTTTCCCGGCCGCGTCCGGCCGTTCACTGTGCTGGGCCGTGCCCTGGGCGACATCAAGGGCGTCGTCGCCCATTCCCCCGGCATCTCCCTGGTCCGCGTGCCCCAGATCCAGGCGGCCTTTCCCAACGCCACCGTAGAGGCTTCGGCGATCGTTGCGCAGATGCGTCTCGTCAAGCGCCCCGACGAGCTGGTGCTGCAGCGCGAAGCGGCCCGCATCTCGGACTCCATGGTCGGTGCGGGCGTGGCCCTAATTGCGGAGGCTCTGCGCAGCGGCGGCACCATGCCCAGCGAAATCGAGATCGAATCCCACATCATCCGCCACGCACTCGACACCATGTATCGCGAGCACGACGAAGTTATGCTGGTGCAGGGTATTGCCGGGGGCCTCGTCTACTCCGGGGTACGCTCCGCCTTTCCTCATGGCATGCCATCGGACCATCGCCCGCAGCGAGGCGAAAGCATGATCCTGTCCCTGGGGTGCCGTGTCGGCGGCCGCGCTGCCGAAAGCGAGCGCACCTTCATCCTGGGCGAACCCAGCAAGGAGCAGGAGAAGTATTATACCGTTGCCCAGGAGGCGCAGGCCATCGGTACGGCCGGCCTGACACCCGGTGCCAGATGCTCGGCTGCCGACGATGCGGCGCTGGCCTTTATCCGCGACGCGGGGATGAGCAGGTTCTGCCTGCATCGCGTCGGCCACGGCATGGGCGTGATGTTCCACGAGCCTCCGTGGGTCGAAGGCGGCGACGACACGGTGCTGGTGCCCGGCATGGTTTGTTCGTCCGAGCCCGCGCTCTACGTCCCGGGCCTGGGTGGCTTCCGCCTGGCCGACACCGTCCTCGTCACGCCCGAGGGTCCCGAAAGCCTCACTAAGTTCACGCGCAAAGTCGATGAGATCGTCATTGCCTAA
- the rirA gene encoding iron-responsive transcriptional regulator RirA produces MRLTRQSNYAIRTLVYCAVNEPGLSRVGDIAKAYNISELFLFKLIKPLVENGLLQTVRGRHGGIRLGKKAEDITLFDTIRLTEENFALAECFEDGADCPLIGECDLNGALREALGAFFEVLQRHTIADLAHKKRSIRERLGLTTAEVVMEPAH; encoded by the coding sequence GTGAGACTTACCCGTCAATCCAATTACGCCATCCGAACTCTGGTCTATTGCGCAGTCAACGAGCCAGGGCTGAGCCGTGTGGGCGACATCGCCAAGGCCTACAACATCTCTGAACTGTTCTTGTTCAAGCTTATCAAACCACTGGTTGAGAATGGGCTGCTCCAGACGGTGCGTGGCCGCCATGGTGGCATCCGCCTGGGCAAGAAGGCCGAAGACATTACCTTGTTTGACACCATTCGCTTGACCGAAGAAAACTTCGCGCTTGCGGAGTGCTTCGAGGACGGCGCGGATTGCCCTCTAATCGGGGAATGTGATCTCAACGGCGCGCTACGCGAGGCGCTGGGAGCGTTTTTTGAAGTGCTGCAGCGGCATACCATCGCCGATCTCGCCCACAAGAAGCGGTCTATACGCGAGCGGCTAGGTCTCACGACCGCCGAAGTGGTCATGGAGCCGGCACACTAG
- a CDS encoding ABC transporter permease gives MLAYVARRLLLLIPMAIGMVVVTFGLLLLIPGDPAAVLLGQDATPEAITNLRNALGLNDPWYIRLWGYFTDLLQGDMGRSIFQNQPVSEVILGRLGATIELAVVALIIATLIGMTLGVLAAIRQGSWIDTVTMLFAQLGVSMPVYWLGLLLMLLFAVQLGWLPAIGRGVPLHEALFAAITGRPQLLWDSLTHLALPALALAANSAAIISRLVRASMLEVLREDFVRTAYAKGLRRGRVVVRHALRNALLPVLSVIGLRFGALLGGAVITESIFAWPGLGQLTIAAISQRDLPLIQGIVLTFALVYALINLVVDLLYAVVDPRIRLG, from the coding sequence ATGCTAGCCTATGTCGCGCGCAGACTGCTGCTCCTAATCCCGATGGCCATCGGCATGGTGGTAGTGACCTTCGGGCTCTTGTTGCTGATCCCCGGGGACCCGGCGGCCGTCCTGCTCGGGCAGGACGCTACCCCTGAGGCCATCACGAATCTGCGCAATGCGCTGGGTCTCAATGACCCGTGGTATATTCGTCTCTGGGGCTATTTCACCGACCTGCTGCAGGGCGACATGGGTCGCTCGATCTTCCAGAACCAACCGGTCTCCGAGGTCATCCTGGGGCGCTTGGGCGCCACCATCGAGCTCGCGGTCGTCGCGTTGATCATCGCCACGCTGATCGGCATGACCCTGGGGGTCCTAGCCGCCATTCGGCAGGGCTCCTGGATCGACACCGTCACCATGCTCTTTGCGCAGCTCGGCGTGTCCATGCCCGTGTACTGGCTAGGCCTGCTGCTCATGCTGCTGTTCGCGGTGCAGCTGGGCTGGCTACCGGCTATCGGCCGGGGCGTTCCGCTGCACGAGGCGCTGTTTGCTGCCATTACCGGTCGCCCGCAGCTTTTGTGGGACTCCCTGACCCATCTCGCCCTACCGGCCTTGGCGCTGGCGGCCAATTCAGCCGCCATCATCTCGCGGCTGGTGCGCGCCTCCATGCTCGAGGTCCTGCGTGAAGATTTCGTGCGGACCGCCTATGCCAAGGGCCTGCGGCGGGGCAGGGTGGTCGTGCGCCATGCGCTGCGCAACGCCCTCTTGCCGGTGCTCAGCGTCATCGGTCTGCGCTTCGGCGCGCTTTTGGGCGGCGCGGTAATCACCGAGTCCATCTTTGCCTGGCCGGGACTTGGCCAATTGACCATCGCTGCCATTTCGCAGCGTGACCTGCCCCTGATTCAGGGCATCGTCCTGACCTTCGCATTGGTCTATGCGCTAATCAATCTGGTGGTCGATCTTCTCTACGCCGTGGTCGATCCGCGGATCCGGCTCGGATGA
- a CDS encoding GntR family transcriptional regulator, protein MFPIDASSIDKSLPVPVGTQLHGLLSYALAFGNLPYGTKLQSVRQLAADIGVAPMTVSQVYQQLRDEGLIEMRQGLGAFTTRDPRAANDRQPINTLRADIEAVIGKAEALGVSTMALVSMINAQSQLRRPTLGLSVVFVCIFEVPGRDYVEQIRPTLAASDTIALVTLDSLRAPGAARDACAAADLVITFAHREAEVRALVGVESVLGLRFIPSQSTRQRLAGLDPRSRIVAVTHFQEYIAIMRPSVREFAPHVSDIRVTWSSSPELGEHIASCDAVVYASGADHVADLVGVNVRCFEYRHAPDPGALENTLAPHLADLRQRRAAEEARLSGARTGESMGAAS, encoded by the coding sequence ATGTTCCCCATCGACGCATCCAGCATCGACAAGTCGCTCCCGGTCCCGGTGGGAACGCAGCTGCATGGTCTGCTCAGCTATGCGCTGGCCTTCGGCAACCTGCCTTATGGGACCAAGCTGCAGTCGGTGCGCCAGCTCGCTGCGGACATCGGCGTGGCGCCGATGACTGTAAGCCAGGTGTACCAGCAGTTGCGCGACGAGGGCCTGATCGAGATGCGCCAAGGCCTGGGCGCCTTCACCACGCGCGATCCGCGCGCAGCCAATGATCGCCAGCCCATCAACACGCTGCGTGCCGACATTGAGGCGGTCATCGGCAAGGCTGAGGCGCTCGGCGTCTCCACCATGGCGCTGGTGTCGATGATCAACGCGCAATCCCAGCTCCGCCGCCCGACGCTTGGCCTGTCGGTGGTGTTTGTCTGCATTTTCGAGGTCCCGGGTCGCGACTATGTCGAGCAGATCCGCCCCACGCTTGCCGCCAGCGACACCATAGCCCTGGTGACGCTGGACAGCCTTCGCGCGCCGGGCGCAGCCCGCGACGCCTGCGCCGCTGCCGATCTGGTCATCACCTTTGCCCATCGCGAAGCCGAGGTGCGGGCGCTTGTGGGTGTGGAAAGCGTGCTCGGGCTGCGCTTCATCCCCTCGCAGAGCACGCGCCAGCGTCTCGCCGGACTTGACCCGCGCAGCCGTATCGTGGCGGTGACGCACTTCCAGGAATACATCGCCATCATGCGCCCCAGCGTGCGCGAGTTTGCGCCCCACGTGTCCGATATCCGCGTAACCTGGTCATCCTCGCCCGAGTTGGGCGAGCACATCGCCAGCTGCGATGCCGTGGTCTACGCCTCCGGCGCCGACCATGTCGCCGACCTCGTGGGGGTCAATGTTCGCTGTTTCGAATATCGCCACGCGCCAGACCCGGGTGCGCTGGAAAATACGCTCGCGCCGCATCTTGCCGATCTTCGGCAGCGGCGTGCCGCTGAGGAAGCGAGACTGTCCGGTGCACGCACCGGGGAGTCGATGGGCGCTGCCTCCTGA
- a CDS encoding HU family DNA-binding protein, protein MAKTVTRAMLGEAAAHRTGLSKADVMAVSESMFEKIGQALMSAETVKLTAFGSLQVRSRAERVGRNPRTGTEHRIAPRLTVVFTPSAQLKDAMSGAPAKTVRDRITQPA, encoded by the coding sequence GTGGCCAAGACCGTGACCCGCGCAATGTTGGGGGAGGCTGCAGCGCACCGGACCGGATTGTCGAAGGCCGACGTCATGGCCGTGAGCGAATCAATGTTCGAGAAAATCGGTCAGGCCTTGATGTCGGCCGAAACGGTCAAACTAACAGCGTTCGGCTCTTTGCAGGTACGCTCGAGGGCAGAACGGGTGGGTCGCAATCCGCGAACGGGAACCGAGCATCGCATCGCGCCCCGGTTGACTGTCGTTTTCACGCCCAGCGCCCAACTCAAGGACGCAATGAGCGGCGCGCCGGCCAAGACGGTTCGCGATAGGATCACTCAGCCGGCATAG
- a CDS encoding lactonase family protein: MSVFLFIGSSNRSKEAIRQDAGIAIFRFDEDTLTADPVLTETGIDNPSYLTVDQQSGILLAVSEVEAWSECTLSAYRFDPKAGKLTYLNKQPTRGSSTCHVGFLPGGRAGIANYGSGEHGPEQAICLYSMGENGHLGAPETSFRHEGPTGPAKERQDRNHAHCLVPTPDGRFLLAVDLGLDCIIGYSGTPPHEAFRAQTPAGFGPRHLVCHPDAGFVYVLNELKPFVSVFRLAEDGLVHLQDVAALSNPSAEPAWGAGIQTSRDGRFLYASIRGQDCVSVFQIEEEGRTLSLMQSIATGGRWPRDFTLTPSGRHLLVANQHSDTMTIFARDAESGHLTMIGTPLAVPAPQCVKSVEFS; encoded by the coding sequence ATGTCTGTCTTCTTGTTTATCGGGAGTTCAAACCGTTCGAAAGAAGCGATACGGCAGGATGCTGGTATCGCCATCTTCCGCTTCGATGAAGACACTCTGACGGCTGATCCGGTACTGACCGAGACTGGGATCGACAATCCCAGCTATCTGACGGTGGACCAGCAAAGCGGCATCCTGCTGGCCGTCTCAGAGGTAGAGGCCTGGAGCGAATGCACGCTCAGCGCCTATCGGTTTGATCCGAAGGCTGGAAAACTCACCTATCTCAACAAGCAGCCCACCCGTGGCAGCAGCACTTGCCACGTCGGCTTCCTTCCAGGTGGACGCGCGGGAATCGCCAATTACGGTTCGGGCGAGCACGGACCGGAACAGGCGATTTGCCTCTATTCTATGGGGGAGAACGGGCATCTGGGTGCGCCTGAAACGAGTTTTCGACACGAGGGGCCGACGGGACCCGCCAAGGAGCGGCAGGACCGCAATCACGCACACTGCCTTGTGCCGACGCCTGACGGCCGCTTTCTCCTTGCCGTTGATCTGGGACTCGACTGCATCATCGGCTACTCGGGGACACCGCCCCATGAGGCTTTCCGCGCCCAAACACCGGCGGGATTCGGCCCTCGGCATCTGGTTTGCCATCCTGACGCAGGGTTCGTTTATGTGCTCAATGAACTGAAGCCGTTCGTCAGCGTTTTCCGGCTGGCGGAAGATGGCCTTGTCCATCTGCAAGATGTCGCGGCGCTGAGCAATCCTTCGGCGGAGCCTGCCTGGGGCGCTGGCATTCAAACCTCTAGGGATGGCCGTTTCCTTTATGCGTCCATCCGGGGCCAGGACTGCGTCAGCGTTTTTCAGATCGAAGAAGAGGGACGCACTCTGTCACTCATGCAATCCATCGCAACGGGTGGCAGATGGCCCCGCGATTTTACGCTGACCCCATCTGGGCGCCACCTATTGGTCGCGAACCAGCATAGCGACACCATGACGATTTTCGCGCGCGACGCTGAAAGTGGACATCTCACGATGATCGGAACACCGCTTGCGGTGCCTGCGCCACAATGCGTCAAGTCGGTTGAGTTCAGCTAG
- a CDS encoding ABC transporter permease codes for MRLPKALRNTSLVIGGLITLTIILCAIFAPYVATHGVEEMDMRNRFALPTVEHILGTDNFGRDLWSRMVFGARISLTIAIISVVCSALIGTIFGLAAGYFGGWVDQVLMRITDIFLGFPAIVLALAIVAVLGPGVLNVSFAIIVVAWTEYARVVRSTTLVLREQNYVQAARALGASPLRILFKEILPNALGPIIVLASLGLGTAIIAESALSFLGFGLPPPTPTWGWTLAYGTRFMRDAPWLSIVSGATIMLTVLGFNLLGDGLRDVLDPRQLSRGAGKTK; via the coding sequence ATGCGTCTTCCAAAAGCTCTCCGCAATACCTCGCTGGTCATCGGCGGCCTGATTACCCTGACCATCATCCTGTGCGCCATTTTTGCTCCCTACGTGGCCACCCATGGCGTCGAGGAAATGGACATGCGCAATCGCTTCGCCCTGCCCACGGTCGAACATATCCTCGGCACGGACAATTTCGGCCGCGATCTTTGGTCGCGCATGGTGTTCGGCGCCCGCATTTCCCTCACCATCGCCATCATCTCCGTGGTCTGTTCGGCGCTTATCGGCACCATTTTCGGCCTTGCCGCAGGCTACTTTGGTGGCTGGGTCGACCAGGTGTTGATGCGCATCACCGATATCTTCCTCGGCTTCCCGGCCATCGTCCTGGCCCTTGCCATCGTCGCGGTGCTGGGTCCCGGCGTGCTCAACGTATCCTTTGCCATCATCGTGGTGGCCTGGACCGAATATGCCCGAGTGGTGCGCTCCACCACGCTGGTGCTGCGTGAGCAGAACTATGTACAGGCCGCCCGCGCCCTGGGGGCCAGCCCGCTGCGGATTCTGTTCAAGGAAATCCTGCCCAACGCGCTGGGCCCGATCATCGTCCTCGCCTCGCTGGGACTGGGCACGGCCATCATCGCGGAATCGGCGCTGAGCTTCCTCGGCTTCGGGCTGCCGCCGCCGACTCCGACCTGGGGCTGGACCCTGGCCTACGGCACCCGCTTCATGCGCGATGCGCCATGGCTCTCCATCGTCTCGGGCGCCACGATCATGCTCACGGTGCTCGGCTTCAATCTTCTGGGCGATGGGCTCAGGGACGTCCTCGATCCTCGCCAGCTTTCGCGCGGTGCAGGCAAGACCAAATAA
- a CDS encoding succinylglutamate desuccinylase/aspartoacylase family protein yields the protein MVKSINQLRPKFTTNADGSDAVLFMHELVGEQDGPTIGISASIHGNENTGSQAILELFRLLKDMPIKGRILLLPVANPSAFAVNERFATIDKVDLNRQFPGNPKGTYSQQLAHALTEHYFNVIDVHIDLHSGTDRPTVDYVYIWNDEPLSRAFGSTVLYRPVENKQGTVFGGTTKSVTIDQRNIPVAVIELGGGIVDQTPYIKRTVDGVLNMLRLKGAIPGDVAPRPKQIVVNELAGIRPSQGGWIETLAPANGENITGDQLLGRVVSPYNFEVLEEISTPFANGVMIMQHLTRNLVQSGDYAYMVGNLDGATD from the coding sequence ATGGTAAAGTCCATCAACCAGCTGCGGCCCAAGTTCACCACCAATGCGGATGGCAGCGACGCCGTGCTGTTCATGCATGAACTGGTCGGTGAACAGGATGGTCCTACGATCGGTATATCCGCCTCGATCCACGGCAACGAAAACACCGGCTCGCAGGCCATTCTCGAACTGTTCCGCCTGCTCAAGGACATGCCGATCAAGGGCCGCATCCTGCTGCTACCGGTCGCCAATCCGTCCGCCTTCGCCGTCAACGAGCGCTTTGCCACCATCGACAAGGTGGATCTCAACCGCCAGTTCCCGGGCAACCCCAAGGGCACCTACAGCCAGCAGCTCGCCCATGCCCTGACCGAGCACTATTTCAATGTTATCGATGTTCATATCGACCTCCACAGCGGCACCGATCGCCCAACCGTCGACTATGTCTACATCTGGAACGACGAGCCGCTGTCGCGCGCCTTCGGCTCCACGGTTCTCTACCGTCCGGTCGAGAACAAGCAGGGCACCGTGTTCGGCGGCACCACCAAGTCGGTCACCATCGACCAGCGCAACATTCCGGTCGCGGTGATCGAGCTCGGTGGCGGCATCGTTGACCAGACCCCCTATATCAAGCGCACTGTCGATGGCGTGCTCAACATGCTGCGCCTGAAGGGCGCGATCCCCGGCGATGTGGCTCCCCGCCCCAAGCAGATCGTGGTCAACGAGCTGGCCGGCATCCGCCCCAGCCAGGGCGGCTGGATCGAGACGCTGGCGCCTGCAAACGGGGAAAACATCACCGGGGACCAGCTGCTCGGCCGCGTCGTTAGCCCCTATAATTTCGAGGTGCTCGAAGAGATCAGTACCCCGTTTGCCAACGGCGTGATGATCATGCAGCACCTGACCCGCAATCTCGTGCAGAGCGGCGACTACGCTTACATGGTCGGCAATCTCGACGGAGCGACGGACTAA
- a CDS encoding aldo/keto reductase, giving the protein MDYVNLGRTGLKISRLGLGCMTFGSPTWAPWVLDEAGSTPILHRAVDLGINFFDLADMYSAGESEVVVGRALADVPRHKLVLATKLYNPMSQDPNDRGLSRKHIFEAVDGSLKRLGTDYIDLYQLHRFDYETPLEETLDALNDVVRAGKVRYLGASSMHAWQFMKALGLQRAHRWAPFVSMQPHYNLIYREEEREMLPLCRSEGVGVIPWSPLARGRLAGRPADASTRSKTDKTAGALYDRSAEQDDAVVAALRQVAERHRRPLAQIAYAWVASRPGITAPLVGISKLHQFDDAVAALDIVLTDEDVAALEAPYHPKPVAGHH; this is encoded by the coding sequence ATGGACTATGTCAATCTCGGCCGGACAGGTCTCAAGATCTCTCGCCTCGGACTGGGCTGCATGACCTTTGGCTCGCCCACCTGGGCGCCATGGGTGCTCGATGAAGCCGGCTCGACACCGATCCTGCACAGGGCCGTGGATCTGGGGATCAATTTCTTTGACCTGGCGGACATGTATTCGGCCGGCGAAAGCGAAGTGGTTGTCGGTCGGGCTCTCGCCGATGTGCCGCGCCACAAGCTAGTGCTGGCCACCAAGCTCTACAATCCCATGAGCCAGGACCCCAACGATCGCGGCCTGTCACGCAAGCATATCTTCGAGGCGGTCGATGGTAGCCTCAAACGCCTTGGCACCGACTATATCGACCTTTACCAGCTCCACCGCTTCGATTACGAGACGCCGCTCGAAGAGACGCTGGACGCACTCAACGATGTGGTGCGCGCCGGCAAGGTCCGGTATCTGGGCGCCTCCTCCATGCATGCCTGGCAGTTCATGAAGGCGCTTGGGCTGCAGCGCGCCCATAGGTGGGCGCCGTTCGTGTCCATGCAGCCGCACTACAATCTGATCTATCGCGAAGAAGAGCGCGAAATGCTGCCGCTCTGCCGCTCGGAAGGCGTCGGCGTCATTCCCTGGAGCCCCCTTGCCCGCGGCCGCCTTGCGGGGCGCCCCGCCGACGCTTCGACACGCTCCAAGACCGATAAGACCGCCGGCGCGCTCTATGATCGCTCCGCGGAGCAGGACGACGCGGTCGTGGCGGCGCTGCGGCAAGTGGCCGAGCGCCATAGGCGACCGCTGGCGCAGATCGCTTATGCCTGGGTCGCTAGCCGCCCCGGCATCACCGCACCGCTGGTCGGCATTTCCAAGCTGCATCAGTTCGACGATGCCGTTGCCGCCCTCGACATCGTGCTGACGGACGAGGATGTCGCAGCACTCGAAGCGCCCTACCATCCTAAGCCGGTCGCCGGACATCATTGA
- a CDS encoding ABC transporter substrate-binding protein yields the protein MKTLLLTTSAIVALSFMPAQMAVAQDTQTLVVGADVDAGTLDPRLTRDTTAARTADLIYSGLVHITPSLEPVPDLAESWENPDPTTFIFKLRPDLTFSDGSPLTAEDVVFTYTTIVDPDFNAPQRALYSPISAVEALDPLTVKFTLSAPYAPLLSYLDIGIVPKALVEGGADLALNPVGAGPMKLVSWDRGSEIVLEANENYWRGAPEIENVTIRIIGDNSARAQAFEAGDLDVIQSPLSPQDIERLEADDRFGGVITAGLGINYINFNTNDPLLSDPAMRTAFAKLIDQETIVNDIYQGVDEITNSILLPSSWAYSDTISQPTFDIEGAIADFNALGWTDSNADGILDKDGQDLEVTLSTHSEDPNRVQTVEYLQAIFESAGVRAAAQITDWPSFSTNYVQKGMHQIALLGWLNIVDPDRLMFAQFTTDGPTNWGGYSNPEVDALLQEGRTTLDQAERAAAYQAAATILAEELPYYVISAQGYQLFYANDIPVEVQATPRGNLRGLIGLAD from the coding sequence ATGAAAACTCTTCTTCTAACAACCAGCGCCATCGTGGCACTGAGCTTCATGCCGGCCCAGATGGCCGTGGCGCAGGATACGCAGACCCTGGTGGTCGGCGCCGACGTCGATGCGGGCACGCTTGATCCGCGACTGACGCGTGACACCACCGCTGCGCGCACAGCCGACCTGATCTATTCGGGCCTGGTGCACATCACTCCGTCGCTCGAGCCGGTGCCCGACCTGGCTGAAAGCTGGGAAAATCCCGACCCAACAACCTTTATCTTCAAGCTGCGGCCCGACCTGACCTTTTCGGACGGCAGCCCACTGACGGCGGAAGACGTGGTGTTCACCTATACCACCATCGTCGACCCCGACTTTAACGCTCCGCAGCGTGCGCTCTATAGCCCGATCAGCGCGGTGGAAGCGCTCGACCCGCTGACCGTTAAGTTCACTCTGAGCGCACCCTATGCGCCGCTGCTGAGCTATCTCGATATCGGCATCGTGCCCAAGGCTTTGGTGGAGGGCGGCGCCGATCTTGCCCTTAACCCTGTCGGCGCTGGTCCAATGAAGCTGGTGTCGTGGGACCGCGGCAGCGAGATCGTGCTCGAAGCCAACGAGAACTACTGGCGTGGTGCGCCTGAAATCGAAAACGTCACCATCCGCATCATCGGTGACAATTCGGCGCGGGCGCAGGCATTTGAAGCAGGCGATCTCGACGTCATCCAGTCCCCGCTATCGCCCCAGGACATCGAGCGTCTTGAAGCAGATGACCGGTTCGGCGGCGTCATCACCGCAGGTCTGGGCATCAACTACATCAACTTCAACACCAATGACCCGCTGCTGTCCGATCCGGCGATGCGCACGGCCTTTGCCAAGCTCATCGACCAGGAGACCATCGTCAATGATATCTACCAGGGCGTGGACGAGATTACGAACTCGATTCTCTTGCCATCCTCCTGGGCATATTCAGACACGATTTCGCAGCCAACCTTCGACATTGAAGGCGCCATCGCCGATTTCAACGCCTTGGGCTGGACCGACAGCAATGCGGACGGCATACTAGACAAGGATGGCCAGGATCTCGAAGTGACCCTGTCCACGCACAGCGAAGACCCCAACCGCGTGCAGACCGTGGAATACCTGCAGGCGATCTTCGAATCGGCCGGCGTCCGCGCCGCGGCCCAGATCACCGACTGGCCCTCGTTCTCGACCAACTACGTACAGAAGGGCATGCACCAGATTGCCTTGCTGGGCTGGCTCAACATAGTTGATCCTGATCGACTTATGTTTGCCCAGTTCACCACGGATGGTCCGACCAACTGGGGTGGCTATTCCAACCCCGAGGTTGACGCGCTGCTCCAGGAAGGGCGCACCACGCTCGACCAGGCAGAACGGGCCGCCGCCTACCAGGCAGCAGCGACCATTCTGGCCGAAGAGCTGCCCTACTACGTGATCTCGGCGCAGGGCTACCAGCTGTTCTATGCCAACGACATCCCTGTCGAAGTTCAGGCCACGCCACGCGGCAATCTGCGCGGTCTCATCGGCTTAGCCGACTAA